A region of Salvia splendens isolate huo1 chromosome 17, SspV2, whole genome shotgun sequence DNA encodes the following proteins:
- the LOC121774664 gene encoding F-box/LRR-repeat protein At4g14103-like, whose protein sequence is MEFSTKNIKWTQTENERISEQESHDRLSSLPSEILDHILSFLSMNEVVKTGVLSRKWRYFWHSTPCLNFDFRDFWNQERCLNLSYNECAIKFWVFVKCAIVIRSPICRLRLYCEACDTIQLDSLLYLCTLKEVQELDIFTGYGILQCPVHCGVPTHVDAFTQGVDSLVKLQPLATFSNLKTLNLVGIQFDGSDIAENLFSDCGVLETLSLEYCCFVTIDYLKISANKLRTLNFVNNGPYWWDYTCMFDGELELHTPNLVSFWYIGPVLHLSQSSDMLFLKNASIELRYQNTPGDLGAMVFSIRHVQELSVSPNFVTYHCPGVKKDAGDFCPLDSLRSLKVYMEFEGDHIEGLIKLLQHSRNLETLCIRFTEDPWKINWESRKIDVSMISHKLKEIEIFTGGNLENLLELIRFFLENGKSLEKINITQKKETLAPEKFYTLHNIQLACELVSISVGLAYASGTIKMFDLLFWKCGSGMAGQSIEYDP, encoded by the exons ATGGAGTTTTctactaaaaatataaaatggacACAAACTGAGAATGAAAGAATTAGTGAACAGGAATCTCATGACAGGCTAAGTAGTCTGCCCTCTGAAATCCTAGACCACATTCTATCATTTCTCAGCATGAATGAAGTTGTGAAAACCGGCGTGCTGTCAAGAAAATGGAGATACTTCTGGCATTCAACACCATGCTTGAACTTCGATTTTAGAGATTTCTGGAACCAGGAGCGCTGCTTAAATTTGAGTTACAATGAATGCGCGATAAAATTTTGGGTATTTGTCAAGTGCGCTATCGTGATCAGATCACCCATTTGTAGACTGCGGCTCTACTGTGAAGCCTGTGATACCATTCAGCTTGATTCGCTTTTATATCTTTGCACTTTGAAAGAAGTCCAAGAACTTGATATTTTTACTGGATATGGAATCCTGCAGTGTCCAGTTCATTGTGGTGTACCAACTCACGTTGACGCATTTACACAGGGCGTTGATAGTCTGGTTAAGTTGCAACCGTTGGCAACCTTTTCAAACCTTAAGACCCTAAATTTGGTTGGCATCCAGTTTGATGGTTCTGATATAGCTGAGAATCTGTTCAGTGATTGTGGTGTTCTTGAGACTTTATCTCTGGAATATTGTTGTTTTGTGACAATAGACTATCTCAAGATTTCTGCCAATAAGCTTAGGACTTTGAACTTTGTAAATAATGGCCCTTATTGGTGGGATTATACGTGCATGTTCGACGGTGAGCTGGAACTTCATACTCCGAACCTTGTATCTTTCTGGTATATCGGGCCAGTGCTACATCTCAGTCAATCATCGGATATGCTATTTTTGAAGAATGCCTCCATTGAGCTCCGATATCAAAATACACCAGGGGACTTAGGTGCTATGGTTTTCAGTATTCGTCATGTCCAGGAGTTATCAGTGTCGCCAAATTTTGTCACG TACCACTGTCCTGGAGTTAAAAAAGATGCTGGTGACTTCTGTCCTCTCGACAGTCTGAGGAGCTTGAAGGTTTATATGGAATTCGAGGGGGACCATATTGAGGGTCTAATAAAGCTACTCCAGCATTCTCGTAATCTTGAAACTCTATGTATCCGATTCACTGAG GACCCCTGGAAAATTAATTGGGAGTCCAGGAAAATTGACGTCTCCATGATATCGCACAAGCTGAAAGAAATTGAGATTTTCACGGGCGGCAACCTGGAGAACTTGTTAGAGCTTATCAGATTCTTCCTTGAGAATGGAAAATCTTTAGAGAAGATAAACATCACGCAAAAGAAAGAAACACTGGCTCCGGAGAAGTTCTACACATTGCACAACATTCAGTTAGCTTGTGAATTGGTTTCTATATCCGTCGGTTTAGCTTATGCATCTGGAACAATCAAGATGTTTGACCTTTTGTTTTGGAAATGTGGTTCGGGTATGGCTGGTCAATCTATCGA